One Hevea brasiliensis isolate MT/VB/25A 57/8 chromosome 5, ASM3005281v1, whole genome shotgun sequence genomic region harbors:
- the LOC110639762 gene encoding laccase-4, with translation MESQFRFLLLVVCFLLPALVECRVRRYKFDVVMKNTTRLCSSKPIVTVNGRFPGPTLYAREGDTVLVRVVNKVKYNVSIHWHGVRQLRTGWADGPAYITQCPIQPGQNYVYNFTITGQRGTLLWHAHILWLRSTVHGGFVILPKRGVPYPFPTPHKEVVVVLAEWWKSDTEAVINEALKSGLAPNVSDAHTINGQPGAVSNCPSQGRFKLAVDSGKTYMLRLINAALNEELFFKIAGHQLTVVEVDATYVKPFKTDTVLIAPGQTTNVLVTANKNTGQYLVAASPFMDAPIAVDNRTATATLHYSGTLGSSATTLTKPTPQNATAVANKFINSLRSLNSQKYPANVPSKIDHSLFFTVGLGVNPCPTCKAGNGSRVVASINNVTFVMPTTALLQAHFFNISGVFTTDFPANPRHVFNYTGSGPANLQTTNGTKVYRLKYNSTVQLVMQDTGTIAPENHPVHLHGFNFFVVGRGLGNYNPKTDPQNFNLVDPPERNTVGVPTGGWTAIRFRADNPGVWFMHCHLEVHTTWGLKMAFLVDNGKGPDESLLPPPSDLPKC, from the exons GTGGTGATGAAAAATACCACCAGACTATGCTCCAGCAAACCGATTGTTACAGTGAACGGCAGGTTCCCAGGGCCCACTCTCTATGCAAGGGAAGGTGATACAGTTCTTGTAAGGGTGGTGAACAAGGTCAAATATAATGTTTCCATCCACTG GCATGGTGTAAGGCAACTGAGAACTGGGTGGGCTGATGGGCCAGCATACATTACCCAATGCCCCATTCAGCCAGGGCAGAACTACGTCTACAATTTCACTATCACCGGACAAAGAGGCACACTTCTATGGCATGCACATATTCTCTGGCTCAGGTCCACTGTTCATGGTGGCTTTGTTATCTTGCCTAAGCGGGGTGTTCCTTACCCATTTCCTACTCCCCACAAGGAAGTGGTGGTTGTGTTAG CTGAATGGTGGAAATCAGATACTGAAGCAGTGATCAATGAAGCTCTAAAATCTGGATTAGCACCAAATGTCTCTGATGCTCACACTATTAATGGACAACCTGGGGCTGTCTCAAATTGTCCCTCACAGG GCCGCTTCAAATTAGCAGTGGATAGTGGTAAGACCTACATGCTACGCTTGATCAATGCTGCACTCAATGAAGAGCTCTTCTTCAAGATTGCAGGACACCAACTCACAGTTGTGGAAGTTGATGCCACCTACGTAAAACCATTCAAGACCGACACAGTCTTAATTGCCCCAGGCCAGACTACTAATGTCCTTGTCACCGCCAACAAGAACACCGGGCAGTACTTAGTTGCAGCCTCCCCTTTCATGGACGCCCCAATTGCAGTTGACAACAGGACTGCAACCGCTACTCTTCACTACTCTGGCACGCTTGGTAGCTCCGCCACAACCCTCACCAAACCAACCCCCCAGAACGCCACTGCAGTCGCCAACAAATTTATCAATTCTCTACGCAGCCTGAATTCTCAAAAATACCCTGCCAATGTCCCATCAAAGATTGATCACAGCCTTTTCTTTACCGTTGGGCTTGGCGTCAACCCATGTCCTACTTGCAAGGCAGGCAATGGCAGTAGGGTTGTCGCTAGCATCAACAATGTCACGTTTGTTATGCCAACTACCGCTCTGCTTCAAGCTCATTTCTTTAACATTAGTGGCGTTTTTACCACCGATTTCCCTGCTAACCCGCGACATGTTTTCAACTACACTGGAAGCGGACCAGCAAATTTGCAGACCACTAATGGAACTAAGGTTTACAGGTTGAAGTACAATTCCACTGTTCAACTCGTTATGCAAGACACTGGAACCATAGCACCTGAGAACCATCCCGTCCACTTGCATGGATTCAACTTCTTTGTAGTTGGCAGAGGATTaggaaattacaatccaaagacAGATCCTCAGAATTTCAATCTCGTTGATCCTCCAGAAAGGAACACAGTTGGAGTACCAACTGGTGGATGGACTGCCATCAGATTCCGAGCTGATAATCCAG gaGTCTGGTTCATGCATTGCCATCTGGAAGTGCACACGACATGGGGACTGAAGATGGCGTTCTTGGTGGACAATGGAAAAGGCCCTGACGAGTCACTATTACCACCTCCAAGCGATCTTccaaaatgttaa